A DNA window from Candidatus Syntrophoarchaeum caldarius contains the following coding sequences:
- a CDS encoding 4Fe-4S binding domain protein, producing the protein MSDLSNRLKIYLLEEGADLVGITSADSFESALEGCKPTDILEDARSVITMAVSVNAAGVEKAKAMAAWRGKVFPLDELAFKASRLLFREGYKAIVVPSATHSAFQALKGEISHKHAAVMSGLGCIGKCSLLVTPRFGTRVALISVITDAMLTPDEAFEGDLCGDCSVCIDVCPVEGTINEEKKDGYYMIMKAQCVKCYKCYTSCPVGMDEVGH; encoded by the coding sequence ATGAGTGATCTAAGTAACCGTCTGAAGATTTATCTCCTTGAAGAAGGAGCAGACCTTGTCGGCATCACCTCGGCTGATAGCTTTGAGAGCGCACTTGAGGGCTGTAAACCCACCGATATCCTGGAAGATGCAAGGAGTGTGATCACGATGGCAGTTAGTGTGAATGCAGCAGGTGTCGAGAAAGCTAAGGCAATGGCTGCCTGGCGTGGAAAAGTTTTTCCGCTGGATGAGCTTGCGTTCAAGGCATCCCGTCTCCTATTCAGGGAGGGTTACAAGGCGATAGTCGTTCCCTCAGCCACGCACTCCGCCTTTCAGGCGCTCAAAGGAGAGATTTCGCACAAGCATGCAGCCGTGATGTCAGGACTTGGGTGCATTGGCAAGTGCAGTCTGCTTGTAACACCAAGGTTTGGCACGAGAGTTGCACTGATATCTGTTATAACCGACGCCATGCTCACGCCAGATGAGGCGTTCGAGGGTGACCTCTGTGGAGACTGCAGCGTCTGCATCGATGTCTGCCCTGTGGAGGGGACGATCAATGAGGAGAAGAAGGACGGTTACTACATGATCATGAAGGCACAGTGCGTGAAGTGTTATAAGTGCTACACGAGCTGTCCTGTTGGGATGGATGAGGTTGGACACTGA
- a CDS encoding Cystathionine beta-synthase, core domain protein, with the protein MKVREIMSSPIISCDVETTADRAAAIMKEKKIGAIVVTKSGEPVGIATGRDIAINVVAADKKASEVPMSEVMSRYLVTIEADAPVEEAARVLGGKNLRRILVTEKGKIIGIITARSLLTSEDKAAEAAVQKFAEAAIYARDWRGVTTDFGGM; encoded by the coding sequence ATGAAAGTTCGTGAGATCATGTCAAGCCCAATCATCTCGTGTGATGTGGAAACAACCGCCGACAGAGCCGCTGCAATAATGAAAGAGAAGAAGATAGGTGCAATTGTCGTCACAAAGTCTGGTGAGCCTGTTGGAATTGCAACAGGCAGGGATATCGCGATAAACGTCGTGGCAGCAGATAAAAAAGCGAGTGAAGTACCGATGAGCGAGGTTATGTCGAGATATCTTGTGACGATCGAAGCAGATGCACCTGTAGAGGAGGCTGCGAGGGTTCTTGGTGGGAAAAACCTAAGAAGAATACTTGTAACAGAGAAAGGAAAAATAATTGGGATTATCACTGCAAGATCACTACTCACGAGCGAGGATAAAGCAGCAGAAGCAGCGGTACAGAAGTTTGCTGAAGCTGCAATCTACGCACGAGATTGGCGCGGGGTCACAACCGATTTTGGTGGTATGTAA
- a CDS encoding hydrogenase expression/formation protein HypE, whose amino-acid sequence MMNSRHITIAHGAGGETMQELIKGTILRYLSDQKQAKKVAVPLEALDDSAVIDDIVFTIDSHTVTPLFFPGGDIGSLAVSGTINDIAVMGAEPIALSSAFVIEEGFLFDKLEKILESMCRTCVQAGVPIITGDTKVMESGAIEKLTITTSAIGRRTEILEENLSEVKKYRKLNERWVRDCNLKDGDRIIVSGTIGDHGISLISFREGYGFESEVQSDITPLNRMIEEALKVGGIVSMKDPTRGGLANALNELSEKSSVGILIEEEKVPIREAVRSACEMLGMDALEIGNEGKVVMGVVKEKAEEVLKSLRKTEEGKDAEIIGVATKKIKGVVMETSVGGKRIVEAPAGDPVPRIC is encoded by the coding sequence ATGATGAATTCAAGACATATCACGATAGCCCACGGCGCTGGCGGAGAGACGATGCAGGAATTGATTAAAGGCACCATTCTGAGGTATCTCAGCGATCAGAAACAGGCAAAAAAGGTTGCTGTTCCCCTGGAAGCACTGGATGACTCTGCAGTTATAGACGATATTGTCTTCACGATAGATTCGCATACTGTTACACCGTTGTTTTTTCCTGGTGGTGATATTGGGAGCCTGGCTGTGAGTGGAACGATAAACGACATCGCAGTAATGGGTGCTGAGCCAATTGCTTTATCGTCTGCTTTTGTCATCGAAGAAGGCTTTCTTTTTGATAAACTGGAAAAGATTTTAGAAAGTATGTGCAGAACATGTGTGCAGGCTGGTGTTCCGATAATCACGGGTGACACAAAGGTGATGGAGAGTGGTGCTATTGAGAAGTTGACAATCACAACTTCTGCAATTGGAAGAAGAACTGAAATATTAGAGGAAAACCTGAGTGAAGTTAAAAAGTACAGAAAATTAAACGAGAGATGGGTGAGAGACTGCAATCTGAAAGATGGAGATAGAATAATTGTTTCTGGGACGATTGGGGATCATGGGATCTCTTTAATCTCTTTCAGAGAGGGGTACGGTTTTGAGAGCGAAGTTCAATCAGATATCACGCCTCTGAACAGGATGATTGAAGAGGCACTGAAGGTGGGTGGTATCGTCTCGATGAAAGACCCAACAAGAGGAGGGCTGGCGAATGCGTTGAACGAACTGAGCGAAAAATCGAGTGTTGGAATTTTGATAGAAGAAGAGAAAGTTCCGATAAGAGAAGCTGTTAGATCGGCATGTGAGATGCTGGGGATGGATGCGTTGGAGATAGGAAATGAGGGAAAGGTTGTGATGGGTGTGGTAAAAGAAAAGGCAGAAGAGGTTTTAAAGTCATTGAGAAAGACAGAAGAAGGGAAGGATGCAGAAATTATAGGCGTTGCAACGAAAAAAATCAAAGGTGTGGTGATGGAAACGAGTGTTGGTGGGAAAAGGATAGTAGAGGCGCCTGCTGGAGATCCTGTGCCGAGGATATGCTAA
- a CDS encoding hydrogenase formation protein HypD codes for MFRYREKDIAKRILERLKELNLEIRIMHVCGTHQDTLVRFGLSDLLCDAGVEIRQGPGCPVCVTTPMEIDEAITLAMKGKTIATFGDMLRVPGENGSLFDAKAEGCDIRTVYSINESIEIAKKIEKDLVFMAIGFETTAPSTASTILNNPPENFSVLTCHRAIPPAMEVLLKMGELKIDGFIDPGHVSTIIGTKPYELISQKFNVPQVIAGFEPLDLLMGVYMIARQIKNGEARVENEYTRVVKEEGNKKALKVMDEVFRQSDLGWRGFSVIPESGFSLKEEFERYDSRKRFEDELKELQQREFKEPEGCKCGEVLRGIIYSDECPLFGGACTPQHPVGPCMVSREGSCNILLRHGR; via the coding sequence ATGTTTAGATACCGGGAGAAAGATATCGCAAAAAGGATTTTAGAGCGATTGAAAGAGCTCAATCTGGAGATCAGGATCATGCATGTCTGTGGCACACATCAGGACACACTGGTCAGGTTTGGACTGAGTGATCTCTTGTGTGATGCTGGTGTTGAGATCAGACAGGGACCGGGTTGTCCGGTCTGTGTTACAACACCTATGGAGATTGATGAAGCGATTACTTTAGCGATGAAAGGGAAGACGATAGCAACCTTTGGAGACATGCTGCGTGTTCCAGGCGAGAATGGCTCGCTTTTTGATGCAAAAGCAGAGGGTTGTGACATAAGAACGGTGTACAGCATAAATGAGAGCATCGAGATCGCAAAAAAGATAGAGAAAGATCTTGTGTTCATGGCGATAGGATTTGAGACCACTGCTCCGTCCACTGCCTCTACCATCCTAAACAACCCGCCCGAAAATTTCTCTGTTTTGACATGCCACAGGGCAATCCCACCCGCGATGGAAGTCCTGCTCAAAATGGGCGAGCTGAAGATCGATGGTTTCATAGACCCTGGGCATGTGAGTACGATCATAGGAACAAAGCCTTATGAGCTCATCTCTCAAAAATTCAACGTTCCACAGGTAATCGCTGGATTTGAGCCACTGGATCTGTTAATGGGCGTGTACATGATCGCCAGGCAGATAAAAAATGGCGAAGCAAGGGTGGAAAATGAATACACAAGAGTGGTTAAAGAGGAAGGAAATAAGAAAGCACTGAAGGTGATGGACGAGGTTTTCAGGCAAAGTGATCTTGGCTGGAGAGGTTTTTCTGTTATACCAGAGAGTGGCTTCTCGTTAAAAGAGGAATTTGAGAGATACGATTCAAGAAAACGATTTGAGGATGAGTTAAAAGAACTGCAGCAAAGAGAGTTTAAAGAGCCAGAGGGGTGCAAATGCGGAGAAGTTCTGCGAGGAATCATCTATTCTGATGAGTGTCCACTTTTTGGAGGAGCCTGCACACCTCAGCATCCTGTTGGACCCTGTATGGTATCCAGAGAAGGGAGTTGTAATATACTGTTGAGGCATGGACGTTAG
- a CDS encoding Hydrogenase expression/synthesis, HypA: MAQIVDVVLEEVKKHSVTDVKEVHLEIGELTLFGREQMEFAYEVLSRNSILERSELIIEEKKAMVSCNSCEYEGEIDYEKDLSLHIFPKLTCPACGASVKIVGGNECKIKNIVVEVEG; the protein is encoded by the coding sequence ATGGCACAAATTGTGGATGTTGTATTGGAAGAGGTGAAAAAGCACAGTGTAACTGATGTGAAAGAAGTTCACCTGGAGATAGGGGAGCTTACGCTTTTCGGAAGAGAGCAGATGGAGTTCGCCTATGAGGTCTTATCCAGAAATTCTATATTAGAGAGATCTGAACTGATCATCGAAGAGAAGAAGGCCATGGTTAGCTGTAATAGCTGTGAATATGAGGGTGAAATTGATTACGAAAAGGATTTATCGCTTCACATCTTCCCAAAGCTAACATGTCCAGCATGTGGTGCCTCCGTTAAAATAGTTGGTGGAAACGAGTGTAAAATAAAGAATATTGTGGTAGAGGTAGAGGGTTGA
- a CDS encoding hydrogenase expression/formation protein, HypC: MCLAVPGKVVEIDGNDARVDFGGVLQTVNVSLVDVKPGEYVIVHAGFAIEVIDEEGAKETLDLWRDLLEDRVGVLREEF; this comes from the coding sequence ATGTGCCTTGCGGTTCCAGGAAAAGTCGTGGAGATCGATGGTAACGATGCGAGAGTGGATTTTGGGGGGGTTTTACAGACTGTTAACGTATCACTGGTTGATGTTAAACCCGGGGAATACGTAATCGTCCATGCTGGTTTTGCGATAGAGGTGATCGATGAAGAGGGGGCAAAGGAGACTTTAGATCTGTGGAGAGATCTTTTGGAGGATCGAGTTGGTGTTTTAAGGGAGGAGTTTTGA
- a CDS encoding hydrogenase maturation protein HypF produces MKVFVKGTVQGVGFRPTVYRVANSLGINGYVLNKGSNVEIFLDKREDEFLKALRREIPDNASIDEISLKEEQGKYEGFVILESSEGVKSSLVPPDTATCDECLDEIFDRGNRRYLYPFTNCTNCGARFSLIKDVPYDREKTSMSEFSLCRNCKEEYRDPLNRRFHAQTISCPECGPKYMLYDEEKNAIEGNPIKTFAKFIDDGATGIMKSWGGMHLVCNFEEVGRFREWYRREAKPFAVMMRDLETASEYVYIGEHEEEALRSPQRPVVVLKKSEDKFGVLDGISPGLDTAGIYLPYTALHHIFFHYLKSDGIIMTSANLPGEPMITRNEDAFNLNVDVYLLHNREILNRVDDSVIRFYNDKKFFLRRSRGFVPHKIKVPHRKNVIGVGAEKNVSVSVSTDGELYITQYIGNTSYYPSLEFLASATDHLINLLDIKEISGIGIDLHPRYLTRHFGRDLTERFSAEIFEVQHHWAHAVSLMVDNGVEEPIIALTLDGAGYGTDGSIWGGEILISSFDSFERIGHLEQIPLIGGDAATRDPRRIVFAIFEMLGKNSGYFEEKETDILRNLMKKSPTTSSFGRVLDALSCYLDIGIKRTYDGEPAMRLERYLNAGERKIDFETEVVDDKIVRTLPLFDQLSEYPDKSRKADLAYSFVYALLKKMTEVAIENANANGIRYIGITGGVSYNVPIVKIVEKFVEDGGLEFLTHDQVPNGDGGISIGQNAVAGVRLER; encoded by the coding sequence ATGAAGGTTTTCGTTAAGGGCACAGTACAGGGAGTTGGTTTTCGTCCTACTGTATACAGAGTTGCGAATTCACTGGGGATAAATGGATATGTACTGAACAAAGGCTCGAATGTAGAGATCTTTCTTGATAAAAGAGAAGATGAGTTCTTAAAGGCACTAAGAAGAGAGATCCCTGATAACGCCTCGATAGACGAGATATCATTGAAAGAAGAGCAGGGAAAGTATGAAGGTTTTGTAATCCTGGAAAGCAGTGAAGGTGTAAAATCTTCCCTCGTTCCACCAGATACTGCGACATGTGATGAATGCCTTGACGAGATATTTGACAGAGGCAATCGCCGTTATCTCTATCCATTCACAAATTGCACAAACTGCGGTGCACGCTTCTCTCTGATTAAAGATGTGCCATACGACAGAGAGAAGACCTCTATGAGCGAGTTTTCCCTGTGCAGGAATTGCAAAGAAGAATACAGAGATCCTTTAAATCGGAGATTTCACGCCCAAACAATCTCCTGTCCAGAGTGCGGTCCAAAATACATGCTCTATGATGAAGAGAAAAATGCTATTGAGGGCAATCCGATTAAAACATTTGCAAAGTTCATAGATGATGGAGCAACTGGTATAATGAAGAGCTGGGGTGGAATGCACCTGGTCTGTAACTTTGAGGAGGTGGGAAGATTCAGAGAATGGTACAGGAGGGAGGCAAAGCCTTTTGCAGTTATGATGAGAGACCTGGAAACTGCAAGTGAGTATGTGTACATTGGGGAGCATGAAGAGGAGGCTTTGAGATCCCCCCAGCGTCCAGTAGTTGTTTTGAAGAAAAGTGAAGATAAGTTTGGGGTTTTAGATGGCATCTCGCCTGGACTTGACACCGCTGGAATTTATCTGCCTTACACAGCCCTTCACCATATCTTTTTTCACTATCTAAAGAGCGATGGCATAATAATGACCTCTGCAAATCTGCCTGGAGAGCCGATGATAACCAGAAATGAAGATGCGTTTAACTTAAATGTGGATGTATATCTTCTGCACAACAGGGAAATATTAAACAGAGTTGATGATTCGGTTATACGTTTTTACAATGATAAAAAATTCTTTTTGAGAAGATCGAGGGGTTTTGTGCCGCATAAAATCAAAGTTCCACATAGAAAAAACGTGATAGGCGTTGGTGCAGAGAAAAACGTCTCTGTGAGCGTTTCAACAGATGGGGAACTCTACATAACACAGTACATCGGGAACACAAGCTATTATCCCTCATTAGAATTTTTAGCCTCAGCCACTGATCATCTGATAAATCTACTGGACATAAAAGAGATCAGCGGGATTGGCATTGATCTGCATCCAAGATATCTGACCAGACACTTTGGAAGAGATCTGACCGAAAGATTTTCTGCTGAAATATTTGAAGTGCAGCATCACTGGGCTCATGCTGTCTCTTTGATGGTTGACAATGGGGTAGAAGAACCAATTATCGCTCTAACGCTGGATGGGGCAGGATATGGCACAGATGGAAGTATCTGGGGTGGAGAGATTCTGATCTCTTCTTTTGATTCTTTTGAGAGAATAGGGCATTTGGAGCAGATTCCACTTATTGGAGGAGATGCAGCCACCAGAGATCCAAGAAGAATTGTTTTTGCGATTTTTGAGATGCTGGGGAAGAATTCAGGTTATTTTGAAGAGAAAGAGACGGATATTTTGAGAAATTTGATGAAGAAAAGCCCCACAACGAGTAGCTTTGGTCGGGTTCTGGATGCACTATCATGTTATCTGGATATTGGAATTAAAAGGACGTACGATGGGGAACCCGCGATGAGACTTGAGCGGTATCTGAATGCAGGAGAGAGGAAAATTGATTTTGAAACAGAAGTGGTAGACGATAAAATCGTTAGAACGCTTCCATTGTTTGATCAGTTATCCGAATATCCAGATAAGTCCAGGAAAGCTGATCTGGCATATTCTTTCGTTTATGCTTTGCTCAAGAAGATGACAGAAGTTGCAATTGAGAATGCCAATGCGAATGGGATTAGATATATTGGTATCACGGGCGGTGTTTCGTATAATGTACCGATTGTGAAGATCGTGGAGAAGTTCGTAGAAGATGGTGGTCTTGAATTTTTGACGCACGATCAAGTTCCAAATGGGGATGGCGGAATATCCATTGGACAGAATGCGGTTGCTGGTGTGAGATTAGAACGTTAA
- a CDS encoding hydrogenase nickel incorporation protein HypB produces MDIQMESDILGVNRRIAKENRSVLESHEVKAYDILGSIGSGKTTLIERMIDLLSERGMRAGTIAGDVAGDDDYKRFLRLGVQAINVNTGKECHLDAHLINHALESLDLSKLEILFIENVGNLVCPVDFPLGTEKRVVVISVTEGDDMVRKHPLIFAQTDFVVLNKIDLAELIEVDPAVILEDFKRLSPHGKFFMTDAKHGTGVEELLSALIEGDR; encoded by the coding sequence GTGGATATACAGATGGAAAGCGATATTCTTGGTGTAAACAGAAGAATTGCGAAGGAGAACAGGTCTGTATTGGAAAGTCACGAGGTAAAAGCATACGACATTTTAGGGTCTATAGGGTCTGGAAAAACCACGCTGATCGAGAGGATGATAGATCTGCTGAGTGAAAGAGGGATGAGAGCTGGGACCATAGCGGGGGATGTCGCAGGAGATGACGATTATAAAAGGTTTTTAAGACTTGGGGTTCAGGCTATAAATGTAAATACTGGGAAAGAATGCCATTTAGATGCCCATTTAATAAATCATGCCTTAGAATCATTAGATCTCAGTAAATTGGAGATATTATTCATTGAAAACGTTGGAAATCTCGTTTGTCCTGTTGATTTTCCTTTAGGAACTGAGAAAAGAGTTGTCGTTATATCGGTGACCGAGGGTGATGACATGGTAAGAAAACACCCGTTGATCTTTGCACAAACCGATTTTGTTGTATTGAACAAGATCGATCTGGCAGAGCTAATTGAGGTTGACCCTGCTGTTATTTTAGAGGATTTCAAAAGACTGTCCCCTCATGGAAAGTTCTTTATGACCGATGCGAAACACGGCACCGGAGTGGAAGAGCTGTTATCTGCGTTGATCGAGGGGGACAGATGA
- a CDS encoding hydrogenase maturation protease — protein MKKVLILCCGNPLALDDGIGIYVLEELRKEELPDYVELVDAGTGGLSILNLIEDAEKIIIVDAVRTGGDIGTIHIIKGNDLPEPESVNFSLHDLGLVDVLRIGETIMPESMPDDITIVGIEVEKSDEFGIGLTPEVEKTIPEVVRRILDELSRLNSVQDLYYCDTYA, from the coding sequence TTGAAAAAAGTTCTGATCCTGTGCTGTGGAAACCCTCTGGCTTTAGATGATGGCATTGGAATCTACGTTTTAGAGGAACTCAGGAAGGAGGAGTTGCCCGATTATGTGGAATTGGTCGATGCGGGTACTGGTGGGCTTTCAATCCTGAACCTGATCGAAGACGCGGAGAAGATCATCATTGTCGATGCTGTGAGGACCGGTGGTGATATCGGAACGATCCATATCATTAAGGGCAATGATCTGCCAGAACCAGAATCTGTTAACTTCTCACTTCACGATCTTGGACTGGTCGATGTGCTCAGGATAGGAGAGACGATTATGCCAGAATCGATGCCAGATGATATCACGATTGTGGGGATTGAGGTTGAAAAAAGTGATGAATTCGGCATCGGATTAACACCAGAGGTGGAAAAAACAATTCCAGAGGTTGTCAGGCGAATACTTGATGAATTATCACGCTTAAATTCAGTGCAAGATCTATATTATTGTGATACATATGCATAA
- a CDS encoding [Ni-Fe]-hydrogenase large subunit: MVEVTIDPLTRIEGHLKIRANVDGGKVTDAWSSGMMYRGLENILIGRDPRDASIITQRACGVCPVAHATASIRCLDDAFDASVPENAKLIRNIILGSNNIMSHATHFYALWAPDLANPVYKDILEAAGAGSVYNELSRRFAAFTGSSWIRAVMVRKKLHEIIAIFGGKMPHHMTYIPGGVTVRPDVGDIVKAYSLWLESKSFVEEQVLGCSVDRWLENRSLDDVVAWLDESESHANSDIGLLIRYGGPIEDINLGLHAYGGYGAGECGFLSYGAFYEGDGRWLKPGFYDGDFNAFDPEKVTEYIAYSWYSGYTGGKHPNEGFTEPIEDPDFTSKDKYTWMKAPRYNDMPTEVGPLARMINDRDPLVLDLATKLGANVYTRTLARLHEAVRVLAKLKEWLLGVDIDGKFYEPAELPSSATGVGLTEAPRGSLGHWASIKDGKLERYQLVVPTTWNCSPRDDDGKLGAVEQAVVGTPVTAPDNPIEILHTVRSFDPCIACAVHTVDLRDSRKKYEVKVV, from the coding sequence ATGGTAGAAGTGACCATCGATCCGTTAACACGAATTGAAGGGCATTTAAAGATCAGAGCAAATGTAGATGGGGGAAAAGTAACGGATGCATGGAGTTCTGGCATGATGTACAGGGGACTGGAGAACATACTGATAGGAAGGGATCCAAGAGATGCTTCTATCATAACTCAAAGAGCATGTGGAGTCTGTCCAGTAGCGCATGCCACAGCATCGATACGGTGTCTGGATGATGCATTTGATGCTTCTGTGCCAGAAAATGCGAAACTGATCAGGAACATCATATTGGGCTCCAATAATATAATGAGTCATGCAACACACTTTTATGCATTATGGGCACCAGATCTGGCAAATCCTGTATACAAAGACATTTTAGAGGCGGCGGGGGCCGGCAGTGTATATAATGAACTTAGCCGTAGATTTGCTGCGTTTACAGGTAGCTCATGGATCAGGGCAGTTATGGTCAGAAAAAAGCTCCACGAGATCATAGCCATCTTCGGTGGGAAGATGCCCCATCACATGACGTATATACCTGGCGGAGTTACAGTTAGGCCTGACGTTGGAGACATTGTTAAAGCATATTCACTGTGGTTAGAGAGTAAGAGCTTCGTAGAAGAACAGGTACTTGGGTGCTCCGTTGATCGGTGGTTGGAGAACAGGAGCCTGGATGATGTGGTGGCCTGGTTAGACGAAAGCGAAAGCCATGCAAATAGCGATATAGGTCTTTTGATTCGATATGGGGGCCCGATTGAAGATATCAACCTCGGACTTCATGCATATGGTGGGTACGGGGCAGGTGAGTGTGGATTCCTCTCATATGGCGCATTTTATGAGGGGGATGGGAGATGGTTGAAGCCCGGATTTTATGATGGAGACTTCAATGCCTTTGATCCAGAAAAAGTAACTGAGTACATAGCGTATTCATGGTATAGTGGCTATACTGGTGGAAAGCATCCTAACGAGGGGTTCACAGAACCAATTGAGGATCCAGACTTCACGAGCAAAGATAAGTATACCTGGATGAAGGCTCCACGATATAATGACATGCCCACAGAGGTGGGTCCACTGGCAAGAATGATCAATGACAGAGACCCCCTGGTTCTTGACCTGGCTACCAAACTTGGTGCAAATGTGTACACAAGAACACTGGCGAGACTTCATGAGGCTGTGAGGGTTCTCGCCAAACTGAAGGAATGGCTTCTTGGTGTTGACATAGATGGGAAGTTCTATGAGCCTGCAGAACTGCCGAGTTCAGCAACCGGGGTAGGCTTGACAGAGGCACCCAGAGGATCACTGGGGCATTGGGCAAGTATAAAAGATGGTAAACTGGAGAGATACCAGCTCGTAGTCCCAACAACATGGAATTGCTCGCCACGTGATGATGATGGCAAGCTGGGGGCTGTTGAACAGGCTGTAGTTGGTACACCAGTAACTGCTCCAGACAATCCGATTGAGATCCTGCATACCGTCCGCTCGTTCGATCCATGTATAGCATGTGCCGTGCATACAGTGGACCTGAGGGATAGCAGAAAGAAGTACGAGGTCAAGGTGGTTTAA
- a CDS encoding [Ni-Fe]-hydrogenase large subunit, which translates to MKDLKLTKIEDLRNIDILNLDRRTFLKVVGAVGASIFLGTYKTEIVRGLMESSTSTNLIWLEGQDCAGCTISFLNAEQPDVIQAIMDLNVVPQYWETVMIQQGLFVDGVPVENADLNANYALELIKESEKDFVLVVEGAIPRGPDGTGNFCRVGGEPFKKIIEDLAPHSLATVAVGSCASYGGIPAGDPNPSDCSGLQFYRKEKGGILGENYRSKAGLPVINLPCCPTHPDWVMSTLAAVILGKTGDIELDEYNRPTAFFGESIHETCPRRGYYEALKFGMEYCLYGLGCKGPFTSAECPLRLWNNGRNMCTQAGAPCIGCAEPDFPDGKSPFYLPSGATATSSVEKPTATPVTPTATPTGTPTATEEVAPGFGAAAAVGAGTLAAARYLKDRRE; encoded by the coding sequence ATGAAGGATCTTAAATTAACAAAAATAGAAGATCTAAGGAATATAGATATACTGAATCTGGATAGAAGGACTTTTCTTAAAGTTGTGGGAGCAGTGGGCGCCAGTATTTTTCTGGGGACATATAAGACAGAGATTGTACGAGGACTTATGGAAAGTAGCACCAGTACCAATCTTATATGGTTAGAAGGACAGGACTGTGCGGGATGCACCATCTCCTTCCTGAATGCAGAACAACCTGATGTGATCCAGGCGATAATGGATCTGAACGTCGTTCCACAATACTGGGAGACAGTGATGATTCAACAGGGTCTTTTTGTTGATGGAGTGCCTGTAGAGAACGCTGATTTAAATGCGAACTATGCTTTGGAGCTGATCAAAGAGAGTGAAAAGGACTTCGTGCTGGTTGTTGAAGGTGCTATCCCGCGGGGTCCAGATGGCACAGGGAATTTCTGCAGGGTTGGTGGAGAACCATTTAAGAAGATCATAGAAGATCTGGCACCCCACTCACTGGCTACAGTGGCTGTTGGATCCTGTGCCTCTTATGGTGGAATACCTGCGGGAGATCCGAATCCAAGTGATTGTAGCGGGCTCCAGTTCTATAGAAAGGAGAAAGGTGGGATTTTGGGGGAGAACTATAGATCAAAGGCTGGATTGCCTGTGATAAATCTCCCCTGTTGCCCAACTCATCCTGATTGGGTCATGTCCACACTGGCTGCGGTTATACTTGGAAAAACGGGTGATATAGAGCTGGATGAGTATAATAGACCCACAGCGTTCTTTGGAGAGTCAATCCATGAGACATGTCCGAGAAGGGGCTATTATGAAGCTCTGAAATTTGGAATGGAGTACTGTTTATATGGGCTTGGATGCAAGGGTCCATTTACTTCGGCTGAGTGCCCATTGAGGCTCTGGAACAACGGTAGAAACATGTGCACCCAGGCAGGCGCACCATGTATTGGTTGTGCTGAGCCAGACTTCCCGGATGGTAAATCTCCGTTTTATCTTCCATCAGGGGCCACAGCAACATCATCTGTTGAAAAACCAACGGCAACGCCAGTTACACCCACGGCAACGCCAACAGGAACGCCAACGGCAACAGAAGAGGTGGCACCAGGATTCGGTGCAGCAGCGGCGGTTGGGGCAGGGACCCTCGCAGCAGCTCGATATCTCAAGGATAGGAGGGAATAA